From the genome of Bacillota bacterium, one region includes:
- a CDS encoding branched-chain amino acid ABC transporter permease: MYVLQYIINGLTLGSLYALIALGYSMVYGVLYFINFAHGDVAMVGAFICFAVLMNTYQLPAIVAIFGAILLSSLVGVAIEKSAYKPLRQAPRLSMIISSLGISMLLANGAQVIWGVATLPVPPVIPVKVYQFGVVMTNSLQLTILIISTVLMIGLWLLVNKTKLGLAMRATSFSMDTAHVMGINTDKVVSQTFAIGSALAAAAGIMIGIYYATIYPTMGATIGIKAFVSAVFGGIGNIPGAMLGGLLLGLVEELGSAYISSGYRDAIAFGLLIVVLLIKPSGLLGSARGVDRA; this comes from the coding sequence ATGTATGTTTTACAGTATATAATCAATGGTCTTACCCTAGGTAGCCTCTATGCCCTCATAGCTTTAGGGTATAGCATGGTTTATGGTGTACTCTACTTCATTAACTTTGCTCATGGCGATGTGGCCATGGTAGGTGCTTTTATATGTTTTGCTGTGCTCATGAACACCTATCAGTTACCAGCCATTGTGGCTATTTTCGGGGCTATATTGCTTTCGTCTTTGGTTGGAGTTGCGATAGAGAAAAGTGCCTATAAGCCATTAAGACAGGCACCGAGGCTATCAATGATTATAAGTTCGCTCGGTATTTCCATGCTTCTAGCTAATGGGGCCCAAGTAATTTGGGGGGTGGCGACTTTACCAGTGCCACCTGTTATTCCGGTTAAGGTTTACCAGTTTGGGGTTGTGATGACAAATTCGCTCCAATTGACGATCCTTATTATTTCCACTGTGCTTATGATTGGGCTCTGGCTTTTGGTCAACAAAACTAAGCTAGGTTTAGCCATGCGAGCAACTTCTTTTAGCATGGATACTGCTCATGTAATGGGAATCAACACTGATAAAGTCGTGTCCCAGACGTTTGCTATTGGTTCGGCACTGGCTGCCGCTGCTGGCATAATGATCGGAATCTATTACGCTACTATTTACCCGACTATGGGGGCTACCATCGGGATCAAAGCCTTTGTGTCAGCAGTGTTCGGGGGGATAGGCAATATTCCAGGTGCAATGCTGGGAGGCTTACTACTAGGATTAGTGGAGGAGTTAGGTAGCGCCTATATTTCATCTGGCTATCGTGATGCTATTGCTTTTGGTCTTCTCATTGTCGTACTTTTGATCAAACCAAGTGGTTTACTCGGCAGTGCTAGGGGGGTTGATAGGGCGTGA
- a CDS encoding maleate cis-trans isomerase: protein MIGWRARLGFILPSINVVLEQEAIKILPTGISAHFSRARSSDDTYDELIRMGKEAPEAAKQLADAEVNAIAFTCTAASFLEGPEYNKQIETQIRETTGIPAVTTSSAIIQAQQALGLKKVILISPYEEWLNERAKAFIEAHGIEVLAMEGLGIIDVHIADVSPEEVYQLARKLLARNHGADGIFISCTDLRSAEILDVLERDVGKPVLSSNQATLWAMLRIAGLKVPIEGFGSLLRNHW, encoded by the coding sequence ATGATAGGTTGGAGAGCGCGGTTGGGATTTATTTTACCATCCATTAACGTTGTGCTAGAGCAAGAAGCGATCAAGATTTTGCCCACGGGCATATCTGCTCACTTTTCTCGTGCCCGTAGCAGTGATGATACTTACGATGAACTTATCCGTATGGGTAAAGAAGCCCCCGAGGCTGCAAAACAATTAGCCGATGCTGAGGTTAATGCTATTGCTTTTACCTGTACAGCTGCTAGTTTTCTCGAAGGGCCTGAATATAATAAGCAGATCGAAACCCAAATTCGGGAGACAACAGGAATACCAGCAGTTACAACTTCTTCTGCTATAATTCAGGCCCAACAGGCTTTGGGTCTAAAAAAAGTCATCCTGATCTCGCCTTATGAGGAATGGTTGAATGAAAGGGCTAAAGCATTCATTGAGGCTCATGGGATAGAAGTTCTAGCGATGGAAGGTTTAGGCATTATCGACGTTCATATCGCTGATGTTAGTCCGGAGGAAGTATATCAATTGGCACGGAAATTGCTCGCACGAAACCATGGGGCCGATGGAATTTTTATTAGCTGCACCGATCTAAGGTCTGCTGAAATTTTAGATGTGCTTGAGCGGGATGTAGGCAAGCCAGTCCTATCGAGCAACCAGGCTACGTTGTGGGCAATGCTGCGAATAGCAGGCCTTAAAGTGCCCATTGAAGGGTTTGGTTCGTTGCTTCGTAATCATTGGTAG